Genomic segment of Phormidium ambiguum IAM M-71:
CAATTCCAGCCGATCGCAACCTTTCAATTCCCTTCCCCGACACCAGTGGATTCGGATCTACCATCCCCACCACCACCTTAGCCACCCCCGCAGCAATCAGAGCTTCAACACAAGGCGGCGTTCTTCCGTAATGATTACAAGGTTCCAAACTCACATAAACTGTCGCCCCCTGCGACAACTCATCAGCCTCCCGCAGCGCAAACACCTCCGCGTGTGGCTGACCTGCCTCTGGATGATAACCCTCTCCCACAATCTGTCCATCACGCACCACTACTGCCCCCACCATCGGATTAGGAGCAGTTTTTCCCAAAGCTTTACGCGCTAAATCCAGACATCGACGCATCATTGCCTGGTCAAAATCATTCATTTTGTTCACTTGGTAGTTGGTAATTGGTAGTTGGTAATTGGTAGTTGGTAGTTAGTAATTCTATTTTCTATTTTGATTAAAATTTAAATCTTTAACCTCAAAACTTTACTATAAAATTTCCACTACCCACTACCCACTACCCTTTACCAAATAACTAAGCATTATTTTCAATCCAATCCATCTTTTCCCACCAAACATTTAATGGATAATAAAGAATTGGAGCCCATAAACTGCTGAGAATTGCTGAAGACAAAGCTATTTGTTGGTGTTCTGTCCAAATTTCTGTCAAAGTGCGATCGCCCATCAGACTAAACTGAAGTGCCAAGATTGTTTCTGCCACCACAGTCATGCCGAAGACAATTAAAGCTACAGAAATAAAATCTTCTTGGACATAGCGTTGCTTTTTCAAGCCAGCCGTCAAAATTCCCACAAACATCAAACTCAGAGTATGAGAAGGATGTGGTGAAGTCATCCCATCCTGAATTAAACCTAAAGCCAATCCTGCGATCGCTCCTTTTAGAATACTTCGCTTCACACTCCAAGCCACCACCCAGATCAGCAACCAATTCGGGCCAAGCCCCAACAATTCCATCCCAGGTAGTCGCGTCGGCAAAATTAGCGCACAGACAATCACCGAAGCAAATGTCACTCCCCAATTGAGCAATTGACGACCATAATAAGGCAAACGAGAAATTTCGATCATGGTGCTATTTAGACTTGGCTTGATCCGCTTTTAAATCAGAATTTTCTTCTACTGGATAAACAGCTACCCATTCTAAAACACTAGTGGGAGCCGAAAGCACAATCACCGCCTCTGGTGCCGGACTTTGGCTTAAATTCACCGACTCCACCCGTCCCACAGGTAAACCCGAAGGAAAATACTTACTAGCTGATGAAGTAGTCACCACATCACCACGACGGACATCAGGAACGCGCTCAAAAAACTGCATTACCGCCTTATTTCCTGATTTACCGCGCATAATTCCCATAAAACGGCTGCGATTGATCGTCACACCCACACGACTAGTTGGGTCGCTGATCAACAAAACTCGGCTAGTACGATCGGTAACATTACTAACTCTACCAACCAAACCACCAGGAGCAGTCACCACAAAATCCTCTTTGATGCCGTCCTTACTTCCCCGACCGAGAGTAATTTGTTGCCACCAATGATCCGCACTGCGACCTACAATGGGAGCAGCGATCGGCTTCTCCTTATTTTGAGAGACGTATCCCAAAAGTTCGCGCAGTTTTTGATTTTCCTTTTCCACCTGTTGTAACTTCGCCTCCATTTCCACAACTTTGGCGTTAGTTAACAGTTCTTGCTTACTTGGATTCGATTGAAACGGACGAGTAAACAACTGATAGACTTCAAATAAACTGCCTCCTTGAGTTTGACGTGCAAACCAAGCAGTACTGATTACCAAGCCTATCAGCGCCACTTGCAACCAATTTCGATCCCACCAACGACGTAACGTATCCATAGATAGTTATAGTTGAGTTTAAGTTCTGTATCGAGTCAGGATTTATAAATTGCGAGAGCGACCGCTAAATACGCGATCGAGTTGTTTGATATTTTCCAGCACTCGTCCAGTACCTAAAACCACACAACTTAAAGGATCTGCCGCCACATGAACCACAATTCCAGTTTCATGGCTAATCAAAGTGTCCAAACCTCTGAGCAAAGCCCCACCGCCAGCTAGCATAATACCTCTGTCGATAATATCAGCAGCTAGTTCTGGAGGAGTTCTTTCCAAAGTCCGCTTCACCGCTTCCACAATCACCGCCAAAGGCTCAGACATACTTTCCCGAATTTCTGGCCCTTTAATTGTCACAGTTCTCGGCAGTCCAGAAAGCAAATGTAACCCTCTGACTTCCATCATCGAATCTTCATCAGCACTGGTAGGATAAGCCGAAGCAACTTGAATTTTAATTTCTTCCGCCGTTCTTTCCCCAATCACCAGATTATGCACCTTTTTCATGTACTGAATAATCGAATCATTCAGTTCATCGCCAGCTACACGCACCGACTCGCTGATCACCGTACCTTGTAAACTCAACACAGCTACTTCCGTAGTGCCGCCGCCGATATCGATAATCATATTACCTGTAGGTTCTGCCACAGGTAGCCCCGCACCAATAGCCGCCGCCACTGGCTCATCAATTAATCTCACGTCTCTAGCGCCCGCTTGCAGCGCCGCATCCATTACCGCCCGACGTTCTACCCCAGTTACACCACTGGGAATCCCAATCACAATTCGCGGTTGTACCAAAGCTTGACCTTCGTTCACCCGCCGAATAAAGTGCTTCAGCATTAACTCAGCACTATCAAAATCGGCAATTACCCCATCACGCAGCGGACGCAACGCCACTACATTACCGGGGCATCTACCCAACATTTTTTTTGCTTCTTCTCCCACCGCCAATGCTTCGCCTGTATCTTTGTCAATAGCGACCACTGAAGGTTCTTGAAGAACAATGCCCTTACCGGACACATACACTAAAGTATTTGCGGTACCGAGGTCGATACCCATGTCACGAGATATGGATAAGCGATTAAAAAGACCCACGCGCTTTCTGCCCCCAAATTAAGAGATGCTTTTTGTAGGACTGTAACCTAACCGTGCAGGATTTTATTACGTTTTCTATCCTGCGTCTAGTCAAACAAGAAATATTTCTTTTCTTAGTTGCAACCTGAAATTTGCATTGTACCCTCTATTCGCTAAAGTGGATAAACAATTGACACTCTCACCGCCAAGCTAGGCTGTGGCGGAAGATTCTTCCTTCACAGAACGAAGCCGCACAAAAGCAGTGCCTTTGCTTGGTCTGACTCGCTCTCCAGAAGCGAACGAGGTATGCCCTACCTCTAACATTCGTAAACCTTCATCTCGGATATTTTTAGCGGCGTTAATGTCCCTGTCATGTAGAGTTCCACATTTAGGACATTGCCAACTGCGAATATCTAAAGGCATTTCACCAACTTGATGCAAACAATGATTACAGGTTTTAGAACTAGGGAAAAACCTATCCACCTCTATGTAGATTTTCCCGTCCCATTCGGCTTTATACTTCAGCATGGTACAAAATTGTCCCCATCCTAAATCAGCTATAGACTTAGCTAATTTATGATTGCGTAACATATTTTTCACTGCTAGATTCTCTACCACCACGACTTGATTTTCGTCTACTAATTTACGACTTAGCTTGTGGAGAAAATCTTCCCTGCATCTAGTAATTTTCTGGTGTACTTTGGCTACTCTTTTTCTAGCCTGATTGCGGTTGTTAGAACCTTTTTGTTTTTTGGCCAATCTCTTCTGGTACTTAGCCAGCTTTTTCTCATACTTGCGATAATGTTTAGGATTGCCGTGTTTAGTTCCGTCTGAGGTAATAGCAAAGTGAGTAATACCTAAATCTATCCCTACCGCTTTACCGTCCTTGATTGGCTCTGGCTTACCCTTTCCATCATCAAACAAACAACTAGCGTAAAATTCACCGCTAGGAGTCATGGAAACCGTGACCGACTTAAACTCACCTTCTGGAATTCTGGATACTTTACAGTAAACTTTTCCCAGTTTAGGTAGTGTTAAATAGTCGCCGCTTAACTTCATCCCTTGAGGAAATCTGATTGATTGCCTTTGATGCTTCTTTTTGAAGTTGGGATACTTAGATATTTTTTCAAAGAAGTTAAGAAAAGCACTCGACAAATCTAAGGCTACTTGTTGCAGAACTTGGGAAGGTGGTTCTGTCAACCATTCGTACTCTTTTTTGAGTTGTGGGAGCAGTTTAATTATTTCATTTCTGCTTAATCCCTTTCCAGTCTTTTTGTAAGTTTCGGTTGTTAAGTTAAGGCTGTAATTGTAGAACCAACGGCAACAACCAAAAGACTTAACCAGTAAGTCTGTTTGCGCGGTTGTTGGGTAGATTCTGTACTTAAACGCCTTAAACATTACATTTTGAAGATCTCTAAAAGAGATATTAACATACATTCTGGTGAATGGTAAGAATTCGTTGCACTCAATCTGAGGCGAGTTGGTCGCAATTCATCTCTCACTAAACTGCTCTGTAACGGGAGATGAATTGTTCCATTACGATAAAATAAGTACAGCTGTACTGGTAATTGAATATGACTCTCAATGTTGTAACTTTGGTCGGTCGTGTCGGCGGAGATCCTGACGTAAAGTATTTCGAGTCGGGTAGCGTTGTTTGTAAATGTACCTTAGCAGTAAACCGTCGCAGTCGAGATAATGACGAACCAGACTGGTTTAATTTGGAAATTTGGGGAAAAACAGCCGAAATAGCAGCAAATTATGTTCGTAAGGGCAGTTTAATTGGAATTACAGGCTCTTTAAAGTTTGAATACTGGCAAGATAGAGCTACTGGTGCTAATCGCTCTAAACCAGTAATTAGAGTCGAAAGATTAGATTTATTAGGTTCTAAGCGCGATAATGAAGCTGCTGCCATGAGCAGTTATCAAAGTAACGACGAGTTTTAAATCAAGGGAACAGGGAATAGGGAAAGCAATTTTCCTATTCCCTGTTCCCCTTGTCTCCCCTGCGTTTCTTAATACCGAATTTGCAGCGTCACGGATGCTTCGACTTGTTGTTCTCCACCAGCTACAGGAGTGGAAAATTCATTCACTGCTATATCTCCTACTGGAGGAGCAGCGGCACGAACACGAAATGCTATTGGTGGTGATGCGCCGTTAACTTGAATGTTGACTACTTCTTGTCTGGTTAAATTTAAGGTACGTAAAACGGCATCTGCTTGTCTTTGAGCATCTTGGGTCGCTTTTTGTAGTGCTTGTTCTTGGGCTGTGGCGATCGCACTATCGGTCGCCACAAAATTAATCCCATCAATTCTCGTCGCTCCCGCCTTCACCGCTTCGTCCAATAAATTACCAACGCGATCGCTATCCATGCGAAAACTTACGGTATTAACAGCCGTGTAGCCAACCAACCGCTGCACGTTATTTTGGAAAGAATAATTTGGATTGAGGCGAATCCCAGTGGTTTGGAGTTTTTCGACGTTGCGCGATCGCAACAACTCTACCACCGCTGTCGATCGACGTGCCACCTCCTGTTGCACTTCCTGAGCAGTTTTTCCCTGCGCTTCCACACCCAAACTGATTTGAGCAATAGTAGCAGGAATTGATTCCACACCCCGACCCGTTACCGTCACCGTTCTCATTAACTGACTGGGAACTTGTCTTGGTTCTTGAGCCACAACTACACTGTCAAGAAATACACTTAAAAATCCCGTACCTAAAACGATCGGCATCATCACCATCAGTTGACGCAACCGAAAGCGGTAAAATAACGAAGCAAAAAAGAACAAGAGTCGAAAAGAAATCAACTCATTCTTTTCCCTTTCCCCTTGACTCTTTCCTGGGACACAAAATTCCGGTTTGTTTACTGATAACAAACTTATTAATTCACTCAGCATAAAATTTCCTAATGCACTCCCTAAAAAATCCGAATACACAAAACATCAACAAAAAATAAACAATTGTATTTGTAAAGAAACCTGTACATTAGAAAAAACCATACTCTGTTAAACCAATGGCTGACATATTTGCCTGGTCGAATTTTTGTACAACTTTGTTCCCGAACCTTTCCTTGGGAATAACTCTTCCCACTTGGGGACAAACTGTACCCATCCTAGCAACCACTAACGAACTAGATGCAGACAGTGCAGCACTAGTATTACCTGGAGTGCTACTGAGTTTAGTAGTAGTGTATCTAGCTAGTAAAATTGGCGGCGAATTGTCTAGCAAACTAGGTTTTCCGCCAGTTTTAGGTGAATTGGTCACTGGTGTAATTGTCGGTGTATCTGCTCTACACCTACTAGTGTTTCCCGAAAGCGGAGCACAAAGTTCTGATTCACTGATTATCCAGCTATTACAAGCAACTGCTGGACTAAGCCCAGAATCAGCAGACGCAGTATTTGAAGCTCAAAGTGAAGTAGTTTCTGTGTTATCAGAACTAGGTGTCATTGTACTGCTGTTTGAAATTGGCTTAGAGTCAAACATTAAACATTTGATGGCAGTTGGTTATCAAGCTACCATTGTTGCTTGTGTTGGGGTAGCAGTACCCTTTGCCGCTGGCACAGCCGGATTAATGGTATTGTTTGGCGTACCAGCTATTCCCGCGATTTTTGCTGGTGCCGCTCTTACCGCTACTAGTATTGGGATTACCTCGAAAGTTCTTTCGGAAATTGGACGTTTAAGTACTAAAGAAGGTCAAATTATTCTTGGTGCTGCTGTTATCGATGACGTTCTCGGTATCATTGTTTTGGCTGTTGTGGCTAGCTTAGCCAAAACTGGCGAAGTAGACGTAATGAACGTGATCTATCTGATTGTTAGCGCCACAGTTTTCCTACTTGGCTCAATCTTACTAGGTAGTTTCTTTCACAATAGCTTTATCAGAGTAGCTAATGTCCTCAAAACAAGAGGCGGATTGCTAATTCCTGCATTAGTTTTTGCCTTTTTGATGTCTTATCTGGGCGCAGTAATTCACTTAGAAGCGATTTTGGGTGCTTTTGCGGCAGGTTTAGTTCTGGATGAAAGTGATGAAACTCTAGAATTACAAAAACTGGTGCTACCAATTTCCGATATGTTGGTGCCTGTGTTCTTTGTTTGTGTGGGTGCAAAAACAGATATTGGTGTACTCAATCCAGCTATTCCCACAAATCGGGAAGGTTTGATTATAGCTATTTTTCTAATTGCAGTAGCGATCGTTGGGAAGGTTGTCACTGGTGCGGCAGTGTTCGGACAAGGGAAAATGAATCGTTTGGCGATCGGTGTAGGTATGATTCCTAGAGGTGAAGTAGGATTAGTATTTGCTGGCATTGGTTCAGCAAGTGGCGCTTTATCTAAACCTTTGGAAGCTGCGATCATCATGATGGTAATCATTACCACTTTCATAGCACCTCCTCTGTTGCGAATTGTATTCAATGACAATGAACCAGCATCTGCTCCAGAAACAGGTTCCCCAAGTTTAAATGGTCACAATCAGTCACCTCTAGTTCTGGAATCGGAAATGGTAAAACAAGGAATAAGTCAAAATTCATCTTCGGAAAAACCAGAACAAACCACATAATTTACTCAAATAATCATCCAACCAGTTGTACTAGCAACTCAAGCTCAATATTTACAGGGAAAAGGGAGAAGTAACATGAACTCCCCTTTTCCCTTTTTTGTCTAAAAGCAGAAGTCAAAAGAGATAGGGAGATGGAGAGATGGGGGAATGGGGAAAATAATCCAAATACCTCTTCTACTCCCCCCACCTCCCTACTTCCCCATCTCCCCACCTCTTCTGCTCCCAGTCCCCTTGTCCCTGGTAGCTGATTAGTGTAAGCTCTCCAATCTGATGGTGTTTTTGAAAGCTGGTGCTAGTTGGGACAAAAAATCTATAGTGCTGTTAGGCATGGTAATTCAATTTGGGTCATTTACTGAGTCAACCAAGATGCCTTAGTTCAATGGAGAGTAATAACTAGAAGTTTTTCTTTTTCATCATCATTCGCTCCTCACCAGCTGGGAAAAGTTCTGCTGCTGGGCTATGTAAATCATGGAGAAATAAGCCGTGAAATTCCACTGGATACTACCCAGTACTTTTTTAAGCCTACTTTTACTTTCATCTCCAGCGATCGCAGCTAGACTGCAATCATGGCGTTTCGATCCACAACGTAATCTGTTGGTTTTCACTACAGATGATGACGTTCAACCGAAAGCACAATTATTGTTTAATCCCACTCGCTTAGTCATTGATTTGCCCGGTACTACTCTGCGTCGCAGTAATAATCAACAAGTCGGAGGTTTATTCCGTTCTGTACGAGTAGGACAGTTAAATGCTCGCACAACTCGTTTAGTGATTGAGTTGGTGGATGGGTATACTCTCGACCCCCAACAAGTGCAATTTCGCGGAGTTTCTCCTAGACAATGGGTAGTTCAACTACCAACTCCGATTAGAACTGAGCAACAACCGAATGTAGCTGCTGAGGGACAAAGTTCCAGTACTAGTCTGACTTTACCAAATCCTGAAGTGGCAAATCCTCCTGCACCAAATCCGGTTCTTCCTCCGGCAACTGCTGCGGCTCCTGCCGTGCCAACAATTACGCAAATTCAATACCTACAGATTACACCTGATGGTTTGTTTCTGCGGACAAATGGTGGTAATCCAGAGATTAAGGTTGACCGGGAGCGAGAACGGATTAATGTTGAGTTAAGAAATGCGTTTCTGTCGCCTCAACTGACTGCTAAGGAATTTTCGGTTAACCGTAATGGTGTTAGTACTATTCAACTGAATCAGGTGAATAATAATCCGCCTGTGGTTCGTTTGACTCTCAAGGTGGCGGCAAACAGCCCGGATTGGGGTGCTAATGTGAGCAGTTTGGGTGGGATTGTGTTGTTACCTGGAAGGGGAGAACAGGTTGTTAATGCTCAGAGAGGAGAAGGTCAAAGGGCTAGAATTCAGTCTATTGAATTGAATGGGAATCAATTGTTAATTCGATCGGACCTACCTGTTTCCTATACTAGCGGTTGGGACAGGTCTACTGGTGCTTATCGCATTACTTTAAATTCGTCACAGTTAGCTGAGCGTTTTCAGGAACCTCGATTTGACAGAAGTGGGTTAATATTGCGCTGGCGCGTGCGTCAGGAAAATAATACAGTAACTATTCTGTTGTCGCCTGCTTCGGGGATTCAAGTTGGGGAAGTTAGCCAAATTAGTCCTCAACTTTTGACTTTACCTTTTTATAGCTCTAGAGTCGGACGGTTTCCTACGAGTCCTAACTATCCTCCTGTGGGTCAAGGGGTGACAGATTACCCTTATCAACAGCTACCGACACGCCGCCCTAATGCCCGTGCTTTGGTGGTGATTGACCCTGGACATGGGGGGAAAGACCCGGGTGCGATCGGTATTGGGGGTTTAAGAGAAGTAGATGTGGTTTTACCCATCTCACTCCAAATTGCTAGAATACTGGAACAACAAGGTGTTCAGGTAGTTCTAACTCGCAATGCAGATTATTTTGTCGAGTTACCTGGACGAACTGCAATGGCTAATCGAGTTAATGCAGATATATTTGTCAGTATTCACGCTAATGCTGTACCTAATCGTCCTGATGTCAGCGGTTTGGAAACTTATTACTTAAGCAGCGGTCTGACTTTAGCTCGATATATTCACAATAGCATTCTGCAAAGTATCAATATTCCCGATCGCGGGGTGCGGCGTGCTAGATTCTACGTACTACGCCACAGTGCTATGCCCTCTGTATTGGTGGAAACGGGTTTTGTTACGGGATACGACGATTCTGCTAGGTTGGCAACTCCTGCCTACCAAAGTCAAATGGCAGAAGCGATCGCTCGCGGCATTCTTCAGTACCTTCAATCGTACAGATAGCCATTCGATTTTAGATTGTTTGACTCTTAACAATCTAAAATCTACAATTCAAAATCAATTTAACAAGGACAAGGATATCAATGACCTCTCAAAGAATCGGGATTTTTGACAGTGGTGTGGGTGGTCTTACAGTTCTCAGAGAAGTTTATCGACAATTACCATCCGAATCTATTCTCTATTTTGGAGATACAGCTAGATTACCCTACGGAAATCGCACAAAAATTGAAATTCTCAACTTTGTCCGGGAAATTCTCACCTGGATGCAGCAAGAGTCCGTCAAAATGGTAATCATGGCTTGTAATACCAGTTCGGCTCTGGCACTAGAAACTGTAAGATCGGAATTCGATTTCCCGATTTTAGGAGTGATCTTACCTGGCGCTAGAGCAGCAGTACAACACGGCAGAAGAATCGGTGTAATTTCCACTCCTGCTACTGCTGCTAGCAATGCTTACCGTCGTGCCATTCATGAAATTGACTCTACAGTTCAAGTTTGGCAAGTTGGTTGTCCTGCTTTTGTCCCATTGATTGAACAAAACCGGATTCATAGCCAAGATACATACCAAATTGCCAAGGAATACTTAGCCCCCATGTTGGAGCAACAAATTGATACTTTGGTCTATGGTTGTACTCACTATCCCCATTTAGCACCAGTGCTAAAATCTATCTTGCCTCGGACAGTACGTACAGTCGATCCAGCCGTTTATGTGGTGCGATCGGCGGCTCAAGAATTAGATTTATTGGGCTTGAGAAACACAAGTCCACCGCAACCGACGCGCTTTTGTGTGAGTGGCGATCCAGATCACTTCGCTCAACTGTCGGTGCAGTGGCTCGGTTGTACCCCTGTTGTGGAGCAAATATGGTTGCCAGCTGTTTCTTTACAGCCAGCTGCGATAGAATCTCTCGAAAGAGAGTAGGCAATATTTAAAATTATGCTTCAGAGCGTGGAGTTAACCTTGGGGTCTTCTCCAAGCTCTAGACCTTTGGGCGACGATCAATAGAAGATAGATCGCTAACAAGTAACCTGTGGCTAAAAACGGAATCATTAGAGGCATATCGCGGTAAACCATAATTAATTTACTAGTAGGTAGAGCAAGGCAGTTAAGTTGATAGTTATAGAAAATTCCAGCTTGCTGGTACTCACGGAAATAGTACTGGTAAGCTGTCAGCAAAATCAGTCACGGGACGGAATTAATTCCGCTTCGTGTTTCTGTTTGCTTATTAGTACCCTAGATAAGCACTAAGGAATAACAGGTTAGATTTAGTTGACCTAACCTTAAAAATCTTAGAGTTTCTCTAAGAAACAATGGCCCGATTCTAATAATCGGTTCAAGCAACTACTAGTCAGTAGCTACATCTATTCTTTAATGAAAGGAGTCACTCCATATCACTATTGGCAACCAACAGTAGTTGGCTTCCTGGGAGTGTTATTCAAATTTAGTGAAATCCTTATTAACTAGCGTATCACAAGGTTCCCAGCTTTTTCAGGTGAATCCCCAAAATGCTTAAAAATTTTACATAATTTTTAGGTATCGCATTTAGTGTTGATGTGGTATATGTCTACCTCAAAGAAATAATACGAGATTTTGCTGGGATAACCGGGGTATGAGGATTTTCGTGGCTAGATGAGTGACTTGGATAGGAAACGGGATTTCATCTGTGGGGTGCTTAGCTTAAAATGAGGTACAGAATATGTTAAATTTCGTAAATAAAGCCTGAACTGGCAGATCCATGACCTCAACTACCTCCCTCTTTTCGCCTGTTGAAGCAGACCTGCGTTTGCTGTCAGATAATTTAAAACAGCTGGTTGGTAATCGTCACCCTATCTTGTCTGCCGCAGCGGAACACCTGTTTGGAGCAGGAGGAAAGCGACTGAGACCAGCGATCGTCCTGTTGATTTCACGAGCTACCATGCTAGAACAGGACATTACCCCTCGACATCGACGACTAGCTGAAATTACCGAAATGATTCATACAGCTAGTTTGGTGCATGATGATGTGGTGGATGAATCTTCCGTGCGTCGAGGTGTACCAACAGTACATAGCTTATTCGGTAATAGAATTGCGGTACTAGCTGGAGATTTTCTATTTGCACAATCTTCCTGGTATCTTGCTAATCTAGATAATTTAGAGGTTGTCAAACTCCTGTCGGAAGTGATTATGGATTTGGCAGCTGGAGAGATTCAGCAAGGTTTAAATCGCTTTGATGCCAGTTTATCGATCGAAGCTTACCTACAAAAAAGCTATTACAAAACCGCCTCGCTGATTGCTAATAGTGCTAAAGCTGCTGGAGTACTCAGTGATGTGAGTACCGAAATGGCCCAGAATCTATATTACTATGGTCGTCATCTTGGCCTAGCTTTCCAGATCGTTGATGATATCTTGGATTTTACGGGTTCTGCGGACGTTTTAGGTAAACCAGCGCTCTCAGACTTGAAAAGTGGCAATTTAACTGCACCCACATTATTTGCTCTTAAAGAGAAGCCGTTCTTGGAAGTTTTAATTGAGCGTGAATTCTCCCAAGAAGAAGATTTAGAACAGGCATTACAACTAATTAATGAAGCAAAGGGTATTGAGAAAGCAAGAGAATTAGCTACTCAAAATGCTAACACTGCGGTGGAGTATTTAGCAGATTTACCAACATCAGAATCTCGTGAAGCTTTAATTAATATGGCGGATTATGTTTTGAGTCGTCTTTACTAAGAGATTAAGAGATGAACTACCGCGCTCATCTTAACGAAGAGCGCGGTTTTGCTTTTGGTTATTAGATAAGACTCGGCGGTTGAAACTACATCTACACAAACGAAATCCG
This window contains:
- the mreD gene encoding rod shape-determining protein MreD, with the translated sequence MIEISRLPYYGRQLLNWGVTFASVIVCALILPTRLPGMELLGLGPNWLLIWVVAWSVKRSILKGAIAGLALGLIQDGMTSPHPSHTLSLMFVGILTAGLKKQRYVQEDFISVALIVFGMTVVAETILALQFSLMGDRTLTEIWTEHQQIALSSAILSSLWAPILYYPLNVWWEKMDWIENNA
- the mreC gene encoding rod shape-determining protein MreC — encoded protein: MDTLRRWWDRNWLQVALIGLVISTAWFARQTQGGSLFEVYQLFTRPFQSNPSKQELLTNAKVVEMEAKLQQVEKENQKLRELLGYVSQNKEKPIAAPIVGRSADHWWQQITLGRGSKDGIKEDFVVTAPGGLVGRVSNVTDRTSRVLLISDPTSRVGVTINRSRFMGIMRGKSGNKAVMQFFERVPDVRRGDVVTTSSASKYFPSGLPVGRVESVNLSQSPAPEAVIVLSAPTSVLEWVAVYPVEENSDLKADQAKSK
- a CDS encoding rod shape-determining protein is translated as MGIDLGTANTLVYVSGKGIVLQEPSVVAIDKDTGEALAVGEEAKKMLGRCPGNVVALRPLRDGVIADFDSAELMLKHFIRRVNEGQALVQPRIVIGIPSGVTGVERRAVMDAALQAGARDVRLIDEPVAAAIGAGLPVAEPTGNMIIDIGGGTTEVAVLSLQGTVISESVRVAGDELNDSIIQYMKKVHNLVIGERTAEEIKIQVASAYPTSADEDSMMEVRGLHLLSGLPRTVTIKGPEIRESMSEPLAVIVEAVKRTLERTPPELAADIIDRGIMLAGGGALLRGLDTLISHETGIVVHVAADPLSCVVLGTGRVLENIKQLDRVFSGRSRNL
- the tnpB gene encoding IS200/IS605 family element RNA-guided endonuclease TnpB gives rise to the protein MFKAFKYRIYPTTAQTDLLVKSFGCCRWFYNYSLNLTTETYKKTGKGLSRNEIIKLLPQLKKEYEWLTEPPSQVLQQVALDLSSAFLNFFEKISKYPNFKKKHQRQSIRFPQGMKLSGDYLTLPKLGKVYCKVSRIPEGEFKSVTVSMTPSGEFYASCLFDDGKGKPEPIKDGKAVGIDLGITHFAITSDGTKHGNPKHYRKYEKKLAKYQKRLAKKQKGSNNRNQARKRVAKVHQKITRCREDFLHKLSRKLVDENQVVVVENLAVKNMLRNHKLAKSIADLGWGQFCTMLKYKAEWDGKIYIEVDRFFPSSKTCNHCLHQVGEMPLDIRSWQCPKCGTLHDRDINAAKNIRDEGLRMLEVGHTSFASGERVRPSKGTAFVRLRSVKEESSATA
- a CDS encoding single-stranded DNA-binding protein — its product is MTLNVVTLVGRVGGDPDVKYFESGSVVCKCTLAVNRRSRDNDEPDWFNLEIWGKTAEIAANYVRKGSLIGITGSLKFEYWQDRATGANRSKPVIRVERLDLLGSKRDNEAAAMSSYQSNDEF
- a CDS encoding cation:proton antiporter produces the protein MADIFAWSNFCTTLFPNLSLGITLPTWGQTVPILATTNELDADSAALVLPGVLLSLVVVYLASKIGGELSSKLGFPPVLGELVTGVIVGVSALHLLVFPESGAQSSDSLIIQLLQATAGLSPESADAVFEAQSEVVSVLSELGVIVLLFEIGLESNIKHLMAVGYQATIVACVGVAVPFAAGTAGLMVLFGVPAIPAIFAGAALTATSIGITSKVLSEIGRLSTKEGQIILGAAVIDDVLGIIVLAVVASLAKTGEVDVMNVIYLIVSATVFLLGSILLGSFFHNSFIRVANVLKTRGGLLIPALVFAFLMSYLGAVIHLEAILGAFAAGLVLDESDETLELQKLVLPISDMLVPVFFVCVGAKTDIGVLNPAIPTNREGLIIAIFLIAVAIVGKVVTGAAVFGQGKMNRLAIGVGMIPRGEVGLVFAGIGSASGALSKPLEAAIIMMVIITTFIAPPLLRIVFNDNEPASAPETGSPSLNGHNQSPLVLESEMVKQGISQNSSSEKPEQTT
- a CDS encoding N-acetylmuramoyl-L-alanine amidase, producing the protein MKFHWILPSTFLSLLLLSSPAIAARLQSWRFDPQRNLLVFTTDDDVQPKAQLLFNPTRLVIDLPGTTLRRSNNQQVGGLFRSVRVGQLNARTTRLVIELVDGYTLDPQQVQFRGVSPRQWVVQLPTPIRTEQQPNVAAEGQSSSTSLTLPNPEVANPPAPNPVLPPATAAAPAVPTITQIQYLQITPDGLFLRTNGGNPEIKVDRERERINVELRNAFLSPQLTAKEFSVNRNGVSTIQLNQVNNNPPVVRLTLKVAANSPDWGANVSSLGGIVLLPGRGEQVVNAQRGEGQRARIQSIELNGNQLLIRSDLPVSYTSGWDRSTGAYRITLNSSQLAERFQEPRFDRSGLILRWRVRQENNTVTILLSPASGIQVGEVSQISPQLLTLPFYSSRVGRFPTSPNYPPVGQGVTDYPYQQLPTRRPNARALVVIDPGHGGKDPGAIGIGGLREVDVVLPISLQIARILEQQGVQVVLTRNADYFVELPGRTAMANRVNADIFVSIHANAVPNRPDVSGLETYYLSSGLTLARYIHNSILQSINIPDRGVRRARFYVLRHSAMPSVLVETGFVTGYDDSARLATPAYQSQMAEAIARGILQYLQSYR
- the murI gene encoding glutamate racemase codes for the protein MTSQRIGIFDSGVGGLTVLREVYRQLPSESILYFGDTARLPYGNRTKIEILNFVREILTWMQQESVKMVIMACNTSSALALETVRSEFDFPILGVILPGARAAVQHGRRIGVISTPATAASNAYRRAIHEIDSTVQVWQVGCPAFVPLIEQNRIHSQDTYQIAKEYLAPMLEQQIDTLVYGCTHYPHLAPVLKSILPRTVRTVDPAVYVVRSAAQELDLLGLRNTSPPQPTRFCVSGDPDHFAQLSVQWLGCTPVVEQIWLPAVSLQPAAIESLERE